One genomic segment of Alkalimarinus alittae includes these proteins:
- a CDS encoding phnA protein, whose product MSKGQEKHQKRANELMMLGKDLARRAHSRCELCSAMGVSLRAYEVLPVPPVPDIDKIVFICGVCYEQIENPKLMDTNHWHCLTSAVWSTTPAVQVVAVRVLKRLIDHESWAEDLYDQLYLEPDIQCWISNA is encoded by the coding sequence ATGTCTAAAGGACAAGAAAAACATCAGAAACGTGCGAACGAATTAATGATGCTCGGTAAGGATCTAGCTCGTCGAGCGCACTCAAGGTGCGAGCTCTGCAGTGCAATGGGTGTCAGTTTACGTGCGTATGAGGTACTACCGGTACCTCCTGTGCCAGACATCGATAAAATAGTATTTATTTGTGGTGTTTGTTATGAGCAGATTGAGAATCCAAAATTAATGGATACCAATCATTGGCATTGCTTAACGTCAGCGGTTTGGTCAACAACACCAGCCGTTCAAGTGGTTGCTGTTCGGGTGCTCAAAAGATTGATTGATCACGAAAGCTGGGCAGAAGACCTGTATGACCAACTCTATCTTGAACCAGACATTCAATGTTGGATATCTAACGCGTAA
- a CDS encoding AraC family transcriptional regulator, whose protein sequence is MASSENIQEQDNGVTVNASSAKALTDYLLSKGCAKQILEEKTGLLLSKLDQPDHRIPLSAFHALWYVAETFTQDPAIGLHIGEKSNVDEMGVIGHIFFNNATLGDALTQFERLYKLVNAGMRVEFNIDDDLAYLNYICESPDYYSRANMDRTMAISIVRARSLIHATLKVEYVSFAHPKPDYAEEYERIFQCPIKFDQAHCTIALKKQFLTFELPKRNPYLHKVLTRHVETLLNKIRPKKSLSDQVKRIVSKQLAKGDVDAEMVAAKLCMSRHTLYRKLKTEGHAFQALIESVRKEKAIRYIKEKRYSLSEIAFLLGFSELSAFSRAFKRWTGTSPAKYGK, encoded by the coding sequence GTGGCAAGTTCTGAAAACATACAAGAACAAGACAATGGCGTTACCGTCAATGCTTCATCGGCAAAAGCACTAACTGATTATCTTTTAAGTAAAGGTTGCGCCAAACAAATACTTGAAGAAAAAACCGGCCTTCTACTAAGTAAGTTAGACCAACCAGACCACCGCATCCCCCTGAGTGCCTTTCATGCCCTCTGGTACGTAGCTGAAACCTTTACTCAAGACCCCGCTATTGGTCTTCATATTGGCGAAAAATCTAACGTTGATGAAATGGGGGTTATCGGGCATATATTTTTCAATAACGCCACTTTGGGCGATGCATTAACGCAGTTTGAACGCCTCTATAAACTCGTTAACGCGGGCATGCGGGTAGAGTTTAATATAGATGATGATCTTGCTTATCTCAATTACATTTGTGAGAGCCCAGACTATTACTCCCGAGCGAATATGGATCGCACCATGGCGATTTCGATTGTCAGAGCTCGATCTTTAATTCACGCCACGTTAAAAGTCGAGTATGTCTCATTTGCACACCCCAAGCCTGACTATGCTGAAGAATACGAACGTATATTCCAATGCCCGATTAAGTTTGACCAGGCTCATTGCACTATAGCCTTAAAAAAGCAGTTTCTAACGTTTGAGCTCCCCAAACGAAACCCCTACCTACACAAGGTATTAACCCGTCATGTTGAAACCTTGCTAAATAAAATAAGACCTAAAAAATCATTGTCCGATCAGGTTAAAAGAATCGTATCAAAACAACTGGCAAAAGGAGATGTTGATGCTGAAATGGTAGCAGCCAAACTCTGCATGAGCCGCCACACACTTTATCGAAAACTCAAAACCGAAGGTCACGCATTCCAAGCGCTCATAGAGTCGGTCCGAAAAGAAAAAGCCATTCGCTATATTAAAGAGAAGCGCTACTCTCTCAGTGAAATTGCCTTTTTATTGGGATTTTCTGAATTAAGCGCGTTTAGCAGAGCATTTAAGCGCTGGACAGGCACGTCTCCGGCTAAGTATGGGAAGTAG
- a CDS encoding translocation/assembly module TamB domain-containing protein, with translation MRLLIFVPLVLTFIIIAWLLATKEGTQFIANLASNQLAELHLVGVDGYVLGELTVDELQWNQSAVEVSAHNVSVNWGPLCLLQQNICLDQLSADELVVNLLPVTEAEEETSDGSLPSIVMPVGIITDRADIQTFHLRLSGQTHTITDLQFTGQWVDSLLALPKVAANYEGLSLDGEGEMDFSTPWVSQFKGIAVYDLPSTVSQQPLKFDFELSGVQLAFDIKGALTGEWPVQLSSTLSFDDPRFPLTLKFEAPTSWQLPVESAQTNVKAPQIDIKQFTANIGLRDLTVQAKSKLKTAYWSELDLLIDGQWLKDRLIFKQMQLNSKEGNVSLQGAFTHTAPMPFNLKISTQQLALHQVMLPNAKEAKPILPYPAIIDSDWFIKGNAGGSAIDITFNLERLKGRVNQYPLAGAAVFNYTRDRDGGMLRVNELMVSSGVNQLSASGALSAAGDRFDNIEMHFSLPEPQQWLSDLSGSLEGAISVDGLIDKLDIHGELTTEKLRYGDLSVGSIETVFDIAQSGIAESRLTLSAEDLRVGNTHITSSDWQLRGDLKGSAVKGDVVLPEMGKATVDCHVSWDVLMPETPTAATIKGDIESVCGALSWQSEVFPYSLFTPRNTQPIAINWNIDERSLVVKPFCLADEDTEICNHQDALWDPVNGYSLWVTTNNVPVMPLLDRWNKEAKEADQLTHLALQGDLNGVAKISQKPGNPVDADVAINIPLLDVWLGKSKKPVGDSASKNPLKEDEAVPLHIAFEPLSLTSVLRDENLTVNAHFSSPQLGDVTSQLTLTDIVKQRLLSGDINLNQLDIAFLQDILPSVERMSGLFSSQVMVSGTLKKPELSGRFSFSDGAFKSGYLPETIDQIVVDGVFSQYQLSYEGGFSSQGGRASLDGHLNWQDDWILNTSLSSEAFDITPRSGVSLTIKPEITLLLTEGFADVSGTFEIPHARIKIDALPESATSVSTDARIIGEDKVSADNQWRYKAKIELVLGNDVHFRGFGVNTYLTGRLLLRQQSGGELGGKGEINTDNGFYTIFGQRLTVKEGRFIFNGPVDRPDLQLDATRDIPGSTVNVGVKVTGPANEPEILFYSQPVMNETSVIHYLLTGRAPDQKSNNADLLNNMMLSAGIFGSSELTEKWANKVGVTDLQISTQSDDEGTSLEVSGYISPDIYLKYGASLYDEAKTVTMRYRLRPNLFLEAAGGFNSSLDVIYSFEYR, from the coding sequence ATGCGGTTATTAATATTCGTTCCGCTGGTGCTCACATTCATTATTATAGCTTGGTTGTTAGCGACAAAAGAGGGAACTCAATTCATCGCCAATTTGGCAAGCAATCAGTTGGCCGAACTGCATTTAGTAGGGGTTGATGGTTATGTGCTAGGTGAGTTAACAGTAGATGAACTTCAGTGGAACCAATCAGCGGTAGAAGTCTCCGCTCATAATGTGAGTGTTAATTGGGGCCCCTTGTGCTTACTGCAACAGAACATTTGTTTAGATCAACTATCTGCCGATGAATTGGTTGTTAATTTATTGCCTGTAACTGAGGCTGAAGAAGAAACGAGCGATGGTTCGTTGCCCTCAATCGTCATGCCGGTGGGTATTATTACCGACAGGGCAGATATCCAAACATTTCATTTAAGGCTTTCGGGGCAAACGCACACCATCACAGACCTGCAATTCACAGGGCAGTGGGTCGACAGTTTATTAGCATTACCTAAAGTAGCGGCAAACTATGAAGGGTTAAGCCTTGATGGTGAAGGGGAGATGGACTTTTCGACCCCTTGGGTAAGCCAGTTTAAAGGCATCGCCGTCTATGACTTGCCCAGCACCGTTAGTCAGCAACCGTTAAAATTTGATTTTGAGTTAAGCGGCGTTCAATTAGCGTTTGATATAAAAGGGGCATTAACGGGAGAGTGGCCAGTACAACTTTCGTCGACGCTCTCGTTTGACGACCCACGCTTTCCGCTGACGCTAAAGTTTGAAGCGCCGACTTCATGGCAGCTACCCGTAGAAAGTGCGCAAACTAACGTAAAAGCGCCCCAAATAGACATTAAACAGTTTACTGCCAATATAGGGTTAAGGGATTTAACTGTGCAGGCAAAAAGTAAGTTAAAGACTGCCTATTGGAGTGAACTTGACCTGCTCATCGATGGGCAATGGCTGAAAGATCGCCTGATATTCAAACAAATGCAACTAAACTCAAAAGAGGGCAATGTGAGCCTTCAGGGGGCGTTCACCCATACAGCGCCGATGCCGTTCAACCTTAAAATAAGCACCCAACAATTGGCACTTCATCAGGTCATGCTGCCAAACGCTAAAGAGGCCAAGCCAATATTACCGTACCCCGCCATCATCGATAGTGATTGGTTCATTAAGGGGAATGCGGGGGGGAGTGCCATAGATATTACGTTTAATTTGGAGCGGCTTAAGGGGCGCGTTAACCAATACCCTTTAGCGGGGGCGGCCGTATTTAACTATACGCGTGACCGAGACGGCGGCATGCTGCGAGTTAATGAGTTGATGGTCTCTTCAGGCGTTAATCAACTGAGTGCTAGTGGGGCTTTGAGTGCAGCGGGTGACCGTTTCGATAATATTGAAATGCACTTTTCACTGCCTGAACCTCAGCAGTGGTTATCGGACTTGAGTGGTAGCCTAGAGGGGGCTATTAGCGTTGATGGATTGATTGATAAGTTAGACATACACGGTGAACTGACCACTGAAAAACTGAGATACGGAGATCTATCGGTGGGCTCAATAGAAACCGTGTTTGATATAGCCCAATCAGGCATTGCTGAAAGTAGGTTAACCCTTAGCGCCGAAGACTTACGTGTGGGCAATACGCACATAACATCTTCTGATTGGCAGCTTAGAGGGGACCTGAAAGGTAGTGCCGTTAAGGGGGATGTGGTTTTACCTGAGATGGGTAAAGCGACAGTGGATTGTCATGTGTCATGGGATGTCTTAATGCCTGAGACGCCTACAGCAGCGACTATAAAAGGGGATATTGAGAGTGTGTGTGGCGCGTTAAGTTGGCAATCTGAGGTATTCCCTTACTCATTATTTACGCCTCGTAATACTCAGCCTATTGCTATTAATTGGAATATTGATGAGCGTTCTTTGGTGGTCAAACCCTTTTGTTTAGCGGATGAAGATACTGAAATTTGCAACCATCAGGATGCTCTCTGGGACCCAGTTAATGGCTACTCATTGTGGGTCACAACCAACAATGTACCGGTTATGCCGCTACTTGACCGATGGAATAAAGAAGCAAAAGAAGCTGACCAGTTGACACATCTAGCGCTGCAAGGCGACCTTAATGGGGTCGCTAAAATAAGCCAAAAACCGGGTAACCCTGTTGATGCTGACGTCGCGATAAATATACCTTTACTTGATGTATGGCTAGGTAAAAGCAAAAAGCCTGTAGGCGATAGTGCGTCGAAGAACCCTTTAAAAGAAGATGAGGCTGTTCCTTTGCATATAGCCTTTGAACCGCTTTCCTTAACGTCCGTATTACGGGATGAAAACCTGACCGTTAACGCTCATTTCTCATCGCCTCAACTTGGAGATGTAACGAGTCAACTGACATTAACGGATATCGTTAAGCAGCGTTTGTTAAGTGGTGACATAAACTTGAATCAATTAGATATCGCTTTTCTGCAGGATATACTGCCTTCAGTAGAGCGAATGTCGGGTTTGTTTTCTAGCCAAGTGATGGTGTCGGGTACACTTAAAAAGCCGGAGTTATCAGGCCGCTTTAGTTTCTCTGACGGGGCATTTAAGAGTGGCTACCTTCCTGAAACTATTGATCAAATCGTGGTTGATGGGGTATTTAGTCAATATCAGTTAAGTTATGAGGGTGGGTTTAGCTCTCAAGGAGGGCGTGCATCGCTTGACGGTCATTTAAACTGGCAAGATGATTGGATATTGAATACATCCTTGAGTTCTGAAGCCTTCGATATTACGCCAAGATCGGGCGTTAGCTTAACGATTAAACCAGAAATAACGTTACTGTTAACAGAGGGCTTTGCAGACGTTTCAGGCACCTTTGAAATACCGCATGCGCGGATAAAAATTGATGCATTACCTGAGAGTGCGACATCGGTGTCTACAGATGCTCGGATTATAGGCGAGGATAAGGTCTCTGCTGATAATCAGTGGCGCTATAAGGCCAAAATTGAGCTGGTGTTAGGTAATGATGTTCATTTCAGAGGTTTTGGTGTGAACACCTATCTCACAGGTCGGTTGTTATTGCGTCAGCAATCGGGCGGAGAACTTGGAGGCAAGGGTGAAATTAACACCGATAATGGCTTTTACACCATATTTGGACAGCGATTAACCGTCAAAGAAGGTCGTTTTATTTTTAACGGTCCTGTTGATCGGCCCGACCTTCAACTTGATGCCACGCGAGACATACCAGGAAGCACCGTTAACGTTGGAGTTAAAGTGACAGGCCCTGCCAATGAACCAGAAATTCTGTTTTACTCTCAGCCGGTCATGAATGAAACCAGTGTGATTCACTACCTGCTCACAGGTCGGGCGCCGGATCAAAAATCGAATAATGCAGACCTATTAAATAATATGATGCTATCAGCCGGTATTTTTGGTTCTAGCGAATTAACTGAAAAGTGGGCTAATAAAGTGGGGGTTACTGACCTGCAAATAAGTACCCAGTCTGATGATGAGGGTACCAGCCTTGAAGTGAGTGGCTATATATCGCCTGATATATATCTAAAATATGGTGCGAGTCTTTATGATGAAGCAAAAACAGTTACTATGCGTTATCGATTAAGGCCAAACCTGTTTCTTGAAGCGGCAGGAGGCTTTAATAGCTCGTTAGACGTAATCTATTCCTTTGAATATCGTTAA
- a CDS encoding DUF4136 domain-containing protein, protein MKIALIQINFILLCSIALFISGCGNKLQIETEYSKATHFDEFKYYRWHQGNTPQDKKQAQATGNKAAKKEKEIDPLLDSNIRFMIEQQLAKKGLVKREEGVVDFLVNYSISTHNQVDVETQKVYDGYSTTYQSVGGYGYGYAGGYYRGVAVTMDVQPVNETLVERYVQGSMTLDFIEPDDNKLIWRATGDKRLPYDHPDQQERDALINKVIGKLLAKFPPK, encoded by the coding sequence GTGAAGATCGCACTAATACAGATAAATTTCATCCTGCTGTGTTCAATAGCACTGTTTATTTCAGGCTGTGGAAATAAACTTCAAATTGAGACAGAGTATAGTAAAGCCACTCATTTTGATGAGTTTAAATACTATCGCTGGCACCAAGGCAATACCCCTCAAGACAAAAAACAAGCACAGGCTACAGGTAATAAAGCAGCTAAAAAAGAAAAGGAAATCGACCCTCTTCTTGATAGCAATATCCGTTTTATGATTGAGCAACAACTGGCAAAAAAGGGCTTGGTTAAACGAGAAGAAGGCGTGGTAGATTTTCTAGTTAATTACAGTATTTCTACCCATAATCAGGTCGATGTAGAAACTCAAAAAGTATATGACGGGTATTCAACAACGTATCAATCGGTAGGCGGTTATGGTTATGGCTACGCAGGCGGATATTACCGTGGAGTTGCAGTAACTATGGATGTTCAACCCGTCAACGAAACCTTGGTTGAGCGTTATGTTCAAGGGTCAATGACATTAGACTTTATCGAACCAGATGATAATAAGCTCATTTGGAGAGCAACAGGCGATAAACGTTTACCCTATGACCATCCAGATCAGCAAGAGCGTGATGCGCTAATTAATAAGGTTATTGGTAAATTACTGGCAAAGTTTCCCCCTAAGTAA
- a CDS encoding autotransporter assembly complex protein TamA: MKNQNSDHYLSGVLAHNSVLNRLLFIILAIFVVSPALASVDIVVTGANSTLTGNVKAHIGQIEAAEFRNPRILERRLNNLITEAVQGLGYYQSEWSLDLASDNVVVALNPGPPVMLAQPNIQLIGPAIDMPAFRDIIKSNALVAGEQLDHSKYDRLKKELMQKAQGLGFFDAEYRESELLVDVQNNTAQINLIMESGDRYQFGEVSFEGSQLGEGFLQSIVPFKRHDPYERKLLSSFRRKLYETGYFSSVTIDTQRIIEDGMKQVSLSVITEDASQHQFEVGFGFDTDNGPRVRFNWDMPVIGTRGHTWNSSIEVSKPEQEISATYRIPLAQPLTNFLLFDTGYIHQEIETTESSLFNVGISKLNLKENNWQLRYGVSADYEEYRQADEDWVDVFYLVPHIGWMRSGFDQDANPSKGYRLWLRFSGSSTEIGADASFFKVHAGARWLTPIGNTNFRLLTRLELGGIATDDLQQVPVSRRFYTGGDQTIRGYGYHRVASRDENGELVGGKFLNVGSVELSGRIAPQWRGAIFTDTGRAYEDPDEAFSSSIGIGARWLSIIGEVRIDLAHPLDDDDTPVKLHISMGPPL, translated from the coding sequence TTGAAAAATCAAAATAGCGATCACTATTTAAGTGGAGTATTGGCTCACAATAGCGTCTTGAATAGACTGTTATTTATTATTCTCGCTATTTTTGTTGTCTCCCCCGCTTTAGCTAGCGTTGATATTGTTGTTACAGGTGCAAATAGTACCTTAACCGGAAACGTAAAAGCGCATATTGGTCAAATTGAGGCCGCAGAATTTCGCAACCCGCGAATATTAGAACGACGACTGAATAATCTGATTACCGAGGCAGTACAAGGCTTAGGGTATTATCAGAGTGAGTGGAGCCTTGATCTAGCCTCCGATAACGTTGTCGTGGCATTGAACCCTGGCCCACCCGTGATGTTAGCTCAGCCTAATATTCAGCTTATCGGCCCCGCGATAGACATGCCGGCCTTTCGCGACATCATCAAAAGCAATGCGCTCGTGGCCGGTGAGCAGTTAGACCACTCCAAGTATGACCGATTAAAAAAAGAGCTTATGCAGAAAGCGCAAGGATTAGGCTTTTTTGATGCGGAATATCGCGAAAGCGAGTTATTGGTTGATGTGCAAAATAACACCGCACAGATTAACTTGATCATGGAGAGTGGTGACCGCTATCAGTTCGGTGAAGTGAGTTTTGAGGGGAGTCAGCTGGGTGAAGGGTTTTTACAGTCTATCGTGCCGTTCAAAAGGCACGACCCTTATGAGCGAAAGTTATTATCCTCATTCCGAAGAAAACTATATGAGACAGGGTATTTTTCTTCTGTAACCATTGACACTCAACGCATTATTGAAGATGGAATGAAACAGGTAAGCTTAAGTGTTATTACAGAAGATGCCAGCCAACATCAATTTGAGGTTGGGTTTGGTTTCGATACAGATAATGGCCCAAGGGTTCGCTTTAATTGGGATATGCCTGTCATTGGTACACGTGGGCATACATGGAACTCCTCAATAGAAGTGTCAAAACCTGAGCAGGAAATAAGTGCCACTTACCGTATACCGCTAGCCCAACCTCTCACGAACTTTCTACTGTTTGATACCGGCTATATTCATCAGGAAATAGAGACAACTGAATCAAGCCTTTTTAATGTCGGCATATCAAAACTGAATTTAAAAGAGAATAACTGGCAGCTCAGGTATGGTGTAAGTGCAGACTACGAAGAGTATCGTCAAGCGGATGAAGACTGGGTTGATGTTTTCTATTTGGTACCACATATAGGCTGGATGAGAAGTGGCTTTGATCAAGATGCTAACCCCAGTAAGGGCTACCGGTTGTGGTTACGGTTTTCGGGTAGTTCAACTGAAATCGGTGCAGATGCCAGTTTCTTTAAGGTGCATGCAGGTGCGCGATGGTTAACACCAATAGGAAACACTAATTTTCGATTGCTGACAAGGCTCGAATTGGGTGGGATTGCGACCGACGACCTGCAGCAAGTACCTGTTTCCCGCCGATTTTACACAGGGGGAGACCAAACCATTAGAGGGTATGGCTATCATCGAGTGGCTTCGCGTGATGAAAATGGTGAATTGGTTGGCGGTAAGTTTCTTAATGTTGGGAGTGTGGAGCTAAGCGGTAGAATCGCGCCACAGTGGCGGGGGGCTATTTTCACAGACACAGGCCGTGCTTATGAAGACCCTGACGAAGCCTTTTCTAGTAGTATCGGTATTGGTGCTCGCTGGTTGTCCATTATAGGCGAAGTCAGAATCGATTTAGCACACCCTCTCGACGATGACGACACGCCGGTTAAACTGCATATTTCAATGGGCCCGCCATTATGA
- a CDS encoding aminoacyl-tRNA deacylase, protein MGKMAFGFKDAGIDELDNEKGGTVMPFQRLLDYLNSHHAKYSIEVHSPAYTASEVAERVHIQGINMAKVVVVKIDNKFSLVVVPSHYHVTCEALAAEIGVHQVDIASEAEFKSNFPGCELGAIPPFGELWHVDVCMSTAFHRDSDIAFNAGSWSELIRMSCMEYMRIASPVLVDHGALAPGLSAKGMSQRRGRESIHLH, encoded by the coding sequence ATGGGTAAAATGGCTTTCGGTTTTAAAGACGCCGGAATTGATGAGTTAGACAACGAAAAAGGGGGAACGGTCATGCCTTTTCAGCGGTTATTAGATTATTTAAATAGTCATCACGCAAAGTATTCGATTGAAGTACATTCACCTGCTTATACTGCCTCGGAGGTTGCTGAGCGAGTCCATATTCAAGGCATAAACATGGCCAAGGTGGTTGTAGTTAAGATCGATAACAAGTTCTCATTAGTTGTGGTGCCTTCGCATTATCATGTTACTTGCGAAGCATTGGCGGCAGAGATAGGGGTTCATCAAGTTGATATTGCATCAGAGGCAGAATTTAAATCAAACTTCCCTGGCTGTGAGTTGGGCGCAATCCCTCCTTTTGGGGAGCTTTGGCATGTCGATGTCTGCATGAGTACAGCATTTCATCGAGATTCAGACATCGCATTTAATGCCGGTAGCTGGTCAGAATTGATTCGAATGTCTTGTATGGAATATATGAGAATAGCCTCGCCGGTGCTCGTCGACCACGGCGCATTAGCCCCAGGTTTGAGTGCCAAGGGCATGTCTCAGCGACGAGGGCGAGAATCAATACACCTGCACTGA